A genomic segment from Alteribacillus bidgolensis encodes:
- the sirA gene encoding sporulation inhibitor of replication protein SirA, with amino-acid sequence MTTRFQMVIITKEVAMQYYQSENKLFRLFLDYERAYEWARPVLEKQIRYITEAILPAHWNDSLSCQLHNIGYKEEKAETGYLYFSEKSKSKLFVDDRFVHFTHSGSPKVEWEVFDCLKSLSPYVFAVNFEKETYGWLKPLKVFSVL; translated from the coding sequence ATGACAACCCGGTTTCAAATGGTCATTATTACAAAAGAAGTAGCGATGCAATATTATCAATCTGAAAACAAGTTGTTTCGTTTGTTTCTTGATTATGAGCGTGCATACGAGTGGGCTCGTCCTGTTTTAGAAAAACAAATACGTTATATTACGGAGGCCATCTTACCTGCTCACTGGAATGACTCCCTGTCATGTCAACTGCACAACATTGGGTATAAAGAAGAGAAAGCCGAAACAGGTTATTTATATTTTTCAGAAAAGTCAAAAAGTAAATTGTTTGTTGATGACAGATTTGTGCATTTTACTCACTCTGGTTCTCCTAAAGTCGAATGGGAAGTCTTTGACTGTTTAAAAAGTTTGTCCCCGTATGTATTTGCTGTCAATTTTGAAAAAGAAACGTACGGCTGGTTAAAACCATTAAAAGTGTTTTCCGTTTTATAA
- the tkt gene encoding transketolase, producing MAAKSVEELAINTIRTLSIDSIEKASSGHPGLPMGAAPMAYTLWSKFMKHNPGNPDWFDRDRFVLSAGHGSMLLYSLLHLSGYDLSLDELKNFRQWDSKTPGHPEYGDTPGVEATTGPLGQGLAMATGMAMAERHLAAVYNKEDINVVDHNTYVLCGDGDLMEGVSSESASLAGHLKLGKLIVLYDSNDISLDGDLHQSFSEDVMKRYEAYGWHTILVKDGNDLEAIESAIEEAKNSDRPSLIEVKTEIGFGSPNKGGTNAAHGAPLGEDEVTLAKGTYKWNFEEEFHVPAEVTEHFAEGKAEGARKEQEWNDKVETYKEKYPELAEQFIRAIKGDLPADWEKELPVYNDEKLATRAASGEALQKISKAVPSLFGGSADLASSNKTLIKEESDFSRDNYKGRNVWFGVREFAMAAAGNGLKLHGGVHPYVSTFLVFSDYLRPALRLSALMKLPLTYVFTHDSIAVGEDGPTHEPIEQTSSLRAIPNVNVIRPADGNETTAAWKAALQSENTPTALVLTRQGLPTLPGTVDKAEEGVQKGAYVLSESSKRPDILLLATGSEVSLAVEAKGELEKDGIKANVISMPNWKAFDEQDTAYQEEILPQGVPALALEMGASHGWHKYVGYNGVVLGIDRFGASAPGDKIVQEYGFTVENAVAKAKSLLDSK from the coding sequence ATGGCAGCTAAGAGTGTGGAAGAATTAGCCATTAACACTATCCGTACACTATCTATTGACAGTATTGAAAAGGCCAGTTCCGGTCACCCGGGATTACCGATGGGCGCTGCTCCTATGGCCTATACATTGTGGAGTAAATTTATGAAACATAATCCGGGCAATCCTGACTGGTTTGATCGTGATCGATTTGTATTATCAGCAGGGCATGGTTCTATGCTTTTATACAGTCTCCTTCATTTAAGCGGATATGATTTATCACTGGATGAATTAAAAAACTTTAGACAATGGGACAGCAAGACCCCAGGACATCCTGAATACGGAGATACACCTGGTGTAGAAGCTACAACAGGACCGCTTGGACAAGGATTGGCGATGGCCACAGGAATGGCAATGGCAGAACGTCATTTAGCTGCTGTATATAATAAAGAAGATATTAACGTAGTAGATCATAACACTTACGTTTTATGCGGTGATGGAGACTTGATGGAAGGGGTTTCATCTGAATCTGCATCATTAGCTGGCCATTTGAAGTTAGGAAAGTTAATTGTACTTTATGATTCAAATGATATTTCTCTTGATGGAGATCTGCATCAATCTTTCTCCGAAGATGTAATGAAACGTTATGAAGCTTATGGCTGGCACACGATTCTTGTAAAAGATGGAAATGATCTTGAAGCAATCGAAAGCGCTATCGAAGAAGCGAAAAACTCGGATCGTCCATCTCTTATTGAAGTAAAAACAGAGATTGGATTTGGCTCTCCGAACAAAGGCGGGACAAATGCAGCCCACGGTGCTCCGTTAGGTGAAGATGAAGTAACACTTGCTAAAGGGACGTACAAATGGAATTTTGAAGAAGAATTTCATGTACCTGCTGAAGTAACAGAACATTTTGCTGAAGGCAAAGCAGAAGGTGCACGAAAAGAACAAGAATGGAACGACAAGGTAGAAACATATAAAGAAAAATATCCTGAACTGGCTGAACAATTTATACGTGCCATAAAAGGAGACCTTCCGGCGGACTGGGAAAAAGAACTGCCTGTATACAATGACGAAAAACTTGCTACAAGAGCAGCTTCCGGAGAAGCACTACAAAAAATATCAAAAGCGGTTCCTTCTTTGTTTGGCGGTTCAGCTGACCTTGCTTCTTCTAATAAAACGTTAATTAAAGAAGAATCAGACTTCAGCCGTGATAATTATAAAGGGAGAAATGTATGGTTTGGAGTGCGTGAGTTTGCGATGGCTGCGGCCGGAAACGGTTTAAAACTTCATGGAGGCGTCCATCCTTACGTTTCCACCTTTCTCGTATTTTCGGATTACTTGCGCCCGGCTCTTCGCCTGAGTGCTCTCATGAAACTGCCGCTAACTTATGTGTTCACTCACGACAGCATTGCTGTTGGGGAAGACGGCCCAACTCATGAGCCTATTGAGCAAACATCTTCTTTAAGAGCAATTCCTAATGTAAATGTTATTCGTCCGGCTGACGGAAATGAAACAACGGCTGCATGGAAAGCTGCTCTTCAAAGTGAAAATACTCCAACCGCACTTGTGTTAACTCGACAAGGCCTCCCAACACTTCCAGGTACTGTTGATAAAGCAGAAGAAGGAGTGCAAAAAGGAGCATATGTTCTTTCAGAATCTTCCAAGCGTCCGGATATACTTCTTCTCGCTACAGGTTCTGAAGTATCACTTGCCGTTGAAGCAAAAGGTGAGCTGGAAAAGGATGGAATAAAAGCAAATGTTATAAGTATGCCAAATTGGAAAGCTTTTGATGAACAAGACACAGCCTATCAAGAAGAAATTCTTCCACAAGGTGTTCCTGCTCTTGCATTAGAAATGGGAGCTTCCCACGGATGGCATAAGTATGTAGGGTATAATGGGGTTGTTTTAGGCATTGATCGATTTGGTGCCTCTGCCCCTGGAGATAAAATTGTACAGGAATACGGGTTTACAGTAGAAAATGCTGTAGCTAAAGCAAAATCTTTGTTGGATTCAAAATAA
- a CDS encoding DUF896 domain-containing protein produces MLSQEKIARINELANRSKTTGLTEQEEKEQKMLRQEYLSKFRSSFKSQLQSVKVVDPNGKDVTPDQLVKTKRNNLNYRQ; encoded by the coding sequence ATGCTTTCTCAAGAGAAGATTGCACGTATTAATGAACTAGCTAACCGTTCTAAAACTACGGGTTTAACGGAGCAGGAAGAAAAAGAACAGAAAATGCTGCGGCAAGAATATTTATCTAAATTCCGTTCCTCCTTTAAAAGCCAGCTGCAATCCGTAAAAGTTGTGGATCCGAATGGTAAAGATGTTACTCCCGATCAATTAGTTAAAACGAAAAGAAATAACTTGAACTATCGTCAGTAG
- a CDS encoding YneB family resolvase-like protein → MKSCIIYCRVSTNKETQKSSLKRQQEELIHLSEKKGFYLSKIIAEEASGYSIERDGLLEVLDLLSAKEADVLCIQDDTRLGRGNAKVAMLHQLFKLNIPIYTVKDEGVLQLSETDNMLMDILSMVEEHQRKLHNLKIKRGMKQAVASGYKPEKNLSDRRQGGRKKKDAPIEEIVRLRKLELTFYDIAATLRGFGYDVSKATVHRRYKEHMEKIANNSE, encoded by the coding sequence TTGAAAAGCTGCATAATATATTGCCGGGTAAGTACAAATAAAGAAACACAGAAATCATCATTAAAAAGGCAACAAGAAGAACTCATTCATTTATCAGAAAAAAAGGGATTTTACCTCTCAAAAATTATTGCAGAGGAAGCTAGCGGGTATTCGATTGAAAGGGATGGCCTGCTTGAAGTTCTGGATCTTTTATCTGCAAAAGAAGCTGATGTTTTATGTATACAGGATGATACTAGATTAGGACGAGGAAATGCCAAAGTGGCCATGCTTCATCAATTATTTAAACTAAATATCCCTATATATACGGTGAAAGACGAAGGAGTACTTCAGTTGTCTGAAACTGATAACATGTTGATGGATATATTGTCTATGGTAGAAGAACATCAAAGAAAATTACATAATTTAAAGATTAAAAGAGGAATGAAACAAGCAGTAGCCAGTGGATATAAGCCTGAAAAAAATTTATCTGACCGCAGGCAGGGCGGAAGGAAAAAGAAAGATGCACCAATTGAAGAAATTGTTCGGCTTAGAAAATTAGAACTGACATTTTATGATATTGCAGCAACATTGCGTGGATTTGGTTATGATGTTTCAAAGGCTACTGTACACAGAAGGTACAAAGAACACATGGAGAAAATAGCTAATAATTCGGAGTAA
- the lexA gene encoding transcriptional repressor LexA: protein MPKLSKRQQQILDYIKDEVRQKGYPPSVREIGEAVGLASSSTVHGHLSRLENKGLIRRDPTKPRAIEVLELEDVQPHISESNAVYVPVLGKVTAGDPITAVENIEEYIPLPERMVSDEKVFILTIQGDSMIEAGIYDGDLVIVRQQQTADNGDIIVAMTEELEATVKRFYKEENFIRLQPENAALEPIILDNCTILGKVTGVFRTLH from the coding sequence ATGCCAAAATTATCGAAACGCCAGCAGCAAATTTTAGATTATATAAAAGATGAAGTCCGGCAAAAAGGTTATCCTCCTTCCGTACGTGAAATCGGTGAAGCTGTTGGCCTCGCATCCAGTTCAACGGTGCACGGTCATCTCTCCAGGCTTGAAAATAAAGGGTTGATTCGGCGTGACCCAACCAAGCCAAGAGCGATTGAAGTATTAGAACTAGAAGACGTGCAGCCGCACATTTCAGAAAGCAATGCTGTTTATGTTCCTGTATTAGGTAAAGTTACAGCGGGGGATCCAATTACTGCTGTAGAAAATATTGAAGAGTATATCCCCTTACCAGAGCGTATGGTCTCAGATGAAAAAGTATTCATCTTAACTATTCAAGGGGACAGTATGATCGAAGCTGGTATTTATGATGGCGATCTCGTCATTGTTAGACAACAGCAGACCGCAGATAATGGAGATATTATTGTAGCAATGACAGAAGAACTTGAAGCTACAGTAAAACGCTTTTACAAAGAAGAAAATTTTATTCGTCTGCAGCCAGAGAATGCTGCGTTGGAACCAATTATTTTAGACAATTGTACTATTCTGGGGAAAGTTACGGGTGTATTTCGAACGCTGCATTAA
- a CDS encoding YjcZ family sporulation protein: MGYGYKDSFALIVVLFILLIIVGTAFVKY; the protein is encoded by the coding sequence ATGGGATACGGTTATAAAGACAGTTTTGCGTTGATTGTAGTATTATTTATACTGCTAATCATCGTAGGAACTGCATTTGTTAAATACTAA
- a CDS encoding histidine phosphatase family protein, whose protein sequence is MNIRLRSVDPALYHFAQSERFKLFKTASANILNVKHLNSVLSYVYEGLPNRYGAAPPHNAADGYTAEPLFINRSLLDLLQEGGYIFYTRHGEATVGEDQPNFLFENCFTQRNLSEAGRRQAVLYGEVIRTLRIPIEYPIITAPFCRTRETAELAFGKSNLVEDPFWINIYRLGSHMSAIKQERILNSLHSFLEIPPAPRKNKVVVAHSFPPGVGLGQIPNMGTVVVKPFGQGNGYEIAGYLTLGQWMSWME, encoded by the coding sequence TTGAATATACGTTTGCGTTCTGTAGACCCCGCACTGTACCATTTTGCCCAATCTGAACGTTTTAAGCTTTTTAAAACAGCATCGGCAAACATTTTGAATGTAAAGCACCTAAACTCGGTTCTATCATATGTATATGAAGGACTTCCAAATCGTTACGGGGCAGCGCCACCACATAACGCTGCTGATGGATATACAGCAGAACCTCTTTTCATCAACCGATCACTGCTCGATTTGCTCCAAGAAGGGGGATATATTTTTTATACGAGGCACGGAGAAGCAACCGTAGGAGAAGATCAACCGAATTTCCTTTTCGAAAATTGTTTTACTCAAAGAAATCTCTCTGAGGCAGGAAGAAGACAAGCTGTTTTATACGGAGAAGTAATTCGCACGTTACGTATTCCTATTGAGTATCCAATTATAACTGCTCCTTTTTGCCGAACGAGAGAAACTGCTGAATTGGCTTTTGGCAAAAGCAATCTCGTAGAGGACCCTTTTTGGATTAATATTTATAGACTGGGAAGTCATATGAGTGCCATAAAACAGGAAAGAATTTTAAACTCCCTACATTCATTTCTAGAAATACCGCCTGCTCCGAGAAAAAATAAGGTCGTTGTCGCTCACAGTTTTCCCCCAGGCGTAGGGTTAGGTCAGATTCCTAACATGGGAACAGTAGTTGTAAAACCATTTGGACAGGGAAACGGCTATGAAATTGCAGGTTATCTAACTTTAGGACAATGGATGAGTTGGATGGAATAA
- the glnA gene encoding type I glutamate--ammonia ligase, producing MANKYSREDITRMAEEENVKFIRLQFTDLQGIIKNVEIPVDQLSKALDNKMMFDGSSIEGFVRIEESDMYLYPDLNTWVVFPWTPEKGKVARLICDIYEPGEVGGEPKPFSGDPRGILKRVLKEAEEMGFTAFNIGPEPEFFLFKNDEKGEPTMELNDKGGYFDLAPTDLGENCRRDIVLELEDMGFEIEASHHEVAPGQHEIDFEYADAITTCDNIQTFKLVVKTIARKHGLHATFMPKPLFGVNGSGMHCNMSLFKGKENTFLDESTDSQLSETAMQFLGGILEHAQAFTALTNPIVNSYKRLVPGFEAPVYVAWSLRNRSPLVRIPNSRGLSTRVEVRSPDPAANPYLAIASMLAAGLDGIKKKLKAPEPTDRNIYVMSKEEREEEGIKDLPADLKQALDSLLNDEVLVNAIGPHAIEHFAEAKEIEWDMFRSQVHPWEREQFLSTY from the coding sequence ATGGCCAACAAGTATTCAAGAGAAGATATCACAAGAATGGCTGAAGAAGAAAACGTAAAATTTATTCGACTTCAATTTACAGACCTTCAAGGTATTATTAAAAACGTAGAAATTCCAGTGGATCAACTATCAAAAGCTTTGGATAACAAAATGATGTTTGACGGTTCTTCCATAGAAGGGTTCGTTAGAATTGAAGAATCTGATATGTACTTATATCCTGATCTAAATACATGGGTAGTATTCCCTTGGACTCCTGAAAAAGGGAAAGTAGCACGCCTTATTTGCGACATATATGAACCTGGTGAAGTAGGTGGAGAACCAAAACCATTTTCCGGCGACCCGCGTGGTATTTTGAAACGCGTATTAAAAGAAGCGGAAGAAATGGGCTTCACTGCTTTCAATATTGGACCAGAACCAGAATTCTTCCTCTTCAAAAATGATGAAAAAGGCGAACCTACAATGGAACTTAATGATAAAGGCGGGTACTTTGACCTTGCCCCTACAGATTTAGGTGAAAACTGCCGCCGCGATATCGTACTTGAGCTTGAAGATATGGGATTTGAAATTGAAGCTTCTCACCATGAAGTTGCTCCTGGACAGCATGAAATTGACTTTGAATATGCTGATGCAATTACTACTTGCGACAATATTCAAACCTTTAAGCTTGTAGTAAAAACCATTGCAAGAAAGCATGGTTTGCATGCGACATTTATGCCTAAACCATTGTTTGGGGTGAATGGTTCCGGGATGCACTGTAATATGTCCTTGTTTAAAGGCAAAGAGAACACTTTCTTAGATGAAAGCACAGACTCTCAACTAAGTGAAACAGCAATGCAGTTTTTAGGCGGTATTCTTGAGCACGCTCAAGCATTCACTGCATTGACTAACCCTATCGTTAACTCTTATAAGCGTCTTGTACCAGGATTTGAAGCTCCTGTATATGTAGCTTGGTCGCTTAGAAATAGAAGTCCACTTGTTCGTATTCCTAACTCTAGAGGACTTAGCACACGTGTAGAAGTAAGAAGCCCAGACCCAGCTGCTAACCCATACCTTGCTATTGCTTCAATGCTTGCTGCAGGTCTTGACGGTATTAAGAAAAAACTCAAGGCGCCTGAGCCAACCGATCGTAATATTTATGTCATGAGCAAAGAAGAGCGTGAAGAAGAAGGCATTAAAGATCTTCCAGCTGACCTTAAACAAGCGTTGGACAGTCTCTTAAACGACGAAGTTCTTGTTAATGCGATCGGACCTCATGCTATTGAACATTTTGCAGAAGCAAAAGAAATCGAATGGGATATGTTCCGCTCTCAAGTACACCCTTGGGAAAGAGAACAATTTCTCTCCACATACTAA
- a CDS encoding MerR family transcriptional regulator, with protein MGDHIRRNMPLFPISIVKKLTELSARQIRYYEEHGLVYPARTEGNQRLFSFNDVDRLLEIKTLIERGVNLSGIKEIFELRAQNEEEKPKPVLKNTESMSDKELRRHLKNEVLVAGKQGRTSMIQGQLSRFFH; from the coding sequence ATGGGTGATCATATCCGGCGGAATATGCCTTTATTTCCTATTAGCATAGTGAAGAAGCTGACAGAACTATCCGCTAGGCAAATTAGGTATTATGAAGAACATGGTCTTGTTTATCCTGCAAGAACTGAAGGCAATCAACGATTATTTTCATTTAATGACGTAGATAGGCTGTTAGAAATTAAAACTCTCATTGAACGCGGAGTGAATTTATCAGGAATTAAAGAAATTTTTGAACTGCGTGCCCAAAATGAAGAGGAAAAACCGAAGCCTGTTCTTAAAAATACAGAAAGTATGAGTGATAAAGAACTGCGTCGACACTTAAAAAATGAAGTATTGGTTGCAGGAAAGCAGGGAAGAACTTCAATGATCCAAGGACAATTGTCCAGATTTTTTCATTGA